Proteins co-encoded in one Coriobacterium glomerans PW2 genomic window:
- a CDS encoding SAM-dependent methyltransferase gives MSYLKLNPIGEVKSDEGGAFIQLKSEYISAMAALDGFSHINVIWWFSDCDNETDRNTLQSEQPYKGAPKVMGAFATRSPARPNPIALTASEIINIDFDLGIIRVAFIDANDGTPILDIKPYTPSFDRVETPGVPAWCSEWPKSTEASGNFNWDKVFNF, from the coding sequence ATGAGTTATTTGAAGTTAAACCCCATTGGAGAGGTAAAGAGTGATGAAGGCGGAGCATTTATTCAATTAAAGTCAGAGTATATTTCAGCAATGGCGGCATTAGATGGATTTAGCCATATCAATGTAATATGGTGGTTCAGTGATTGCGATAATGAAACTGACAGAAACACGTTACAGAGTGAACAGCCTTATAAAGGTGCGCCAAAGGTAATGGGAGCTTTCGCCACAAGGTCGCCCGCCCGTCCTAATCCCATCGCTTTGACAGCTTCGGAAATCATTAACATTGATTTTGACTTAGGGATTATCCGAGTTGCTTTTATTGACGCAAATGATGGTACGCCTATCCTCGATATAAAGCCTTATACACCAAGCTTTGATAGAGTTGAAACTCCTGGCGTTCCTGCATGGTGCAGCGAGTGGCCAAAAAGCACGGAAGCATCGGGCAATTTTAATTGGGATAAGGTATTTAACTTCTAA
- a CDS encoding MerR family transcriptional regulator: MFRIGEFSKLAEVSIRMLRYYDAIGILKPAEVDKWTGHRLYSVEQIPRLNKILYLRDSGFNVDEIAHVLDMDDYLLLEHLERKRSEINRVIQGEQKKLKKIAIAKDEIQCNKSELHYNISIKSIPGQKVLSLRKIVPTYHSEGDLWNEISAFAKDKKIKISNNTFSIYHDTEYKERDVDIELCAPVNTLQKNTPMPSSFCFRITEPIQTMASTMVYGDFSNISGAYIAFSKWLQKNSQYRMLNPMRQIVHRGPWNENDSLKFLIEIQIPLELE, from the coding sequence ATGTTTAGAATAGGTGAATTTTCAAAGCTGGCAGAAGTTTCAATCCGTATGCTTCGCTATTACGATGCAATAGGAATCTTGAAGCCGGCAGAAGTTGATAAATGGACAGGACATCGATTGTACTCGGTGGAGCAAATACCGCGTTTAAATAAAATATTGTATCTGCGAGACAGTGGTTTTAATGTTGATGAAATAGCACATGTACTTGATATGGACGATTATTTACTTCTTGAACACCTTGAGAGAAAACGGTCTGAGATTAATCGGGTTATACAAGGCGAACAGAAAAAATTAAAGAAAATAGCAATTGCCAAAGACGAGATACAGTGCAATAAAAGCGAACTACATTACAACATTTCCATTAAATCAATACCGGGGCAAAAAGTGCTTTCTTTGCGTAAGATTGTGCCGACATACCATTCTGAAGGAGATTTATGGAATGAAATTTCTGCTTTTGCCAAAGATAAAAAAATAAAAATATCTAATAATACTTTTTCAATTTATCACGATACAGAATATAAGGAACGGGATGTTGATATTGAATTATGTGCTCCGGTAAATACACTGCAAAAAAATACTCCAATGCCTTCGTCATTTTGTTTTCGTATTACCGAGCCAATACAGACTATGGCTTCCACAATGGTATATGGAGATTTTTCAAATATCAGCGGTGCGTATATTGCATTTTCCAAATGGCTACAAAAGAACAGTCAATATCGAATGTTAAACCCTATGCGGCAAATTGTTCATAGAGGTCCGTGGAATGAGAATGATTCGCTGAAATTTTTAATTGAAATTCAAATACCGTTAGAACTTGAATAG
- the purB gene encoding adenylosuccinate lyase, translating into MIDRYTRPEMGAVFSLENKYAIWQEIEVLACEAQAELGVIGITRREAAWIREHAAFSCEEVDEIERVTNHDVIAFLTNMGAYIDAKAPEGAPKPSRWVHYGMTSSDLGDTALCRQLVQATDILIEDVRSLGAICRRRGLEERDTLCVGRTHGIHAEPMTFGMKFGSWAWELRRDLDRLMEAREQVAVGAISGAVGTYSSIDPFVEGYVCEHLGLTGDPLSTQVISRDHHAYLAGVLACTAATCERIATEIRALQKTDTLEAEEPFRRGQKGSSAMPHKRNPITAEKVCGLARVVKANAQVAFDDVALWHERDISHSSAERVAQADSFIALDHMLCCLTRIVDGLVLYPANMHANLDRTRGLIFSSKVLLALVDTGITREDAYAIVQRASMRVWEDVHESRPGRTLRECLELDPACTLTASDLDGIFDPRSFLTRADVVFDRLESLSFASTPAGGTHGPRFHG; encoded by the coding sequence ATGATCGATCGCTACACCCGTCCGGAGATGGGCGCCGTCTTCTCGCTCGAGAACAAGTACGCCATCTGGCAGGAGATCGAGGTGCTCGCTTGCGAGGCCCAGGCGGAGCTTGGGGTCATCGGCATCACGCGCCGTGAGGCGGCTTGGATCCGCGAGCACGCGGCCTTCAGCTGCGAAGAGGTCGATGAGATCGAACGCGTCACGAACCATGATGTCATCGCCTTTCTCACCAACATGGGCGCATACATCGATGCCAAGGCGCCTGAAGGGGCTCCCAAGCCCAGTCGTTGGGTGCACTACGGCATGACCAGCTCGGATCTGGGCGACACGGCGCTGTGTCGGCAGCTCGTCCAGGCGACCGATATCCTGATCGAGGATGTGCGCTCCCTGGGCGCGATCTGCCGCCGTCGCGGCCTGGAGGAGCGCGATACCCTGTGCGTCGGGCGCACTCATGGCATTCACGCCGAGCCCATGACGTTCGGCATGAAGTTCGGCAGCTGGGCCTGGGAGCTCAGACGCGACCTCGACCGCCTTATGGAGGCGCGCGAACAGGTTGCCGTCGGCGCGATCTCCGGTGCGGTGGGAACCTATTCCTCCATTGATCCCTTCGTCGAGGGCTATGTCTGCGAGCATCTGGGGCTCACAGGCGATCCGCTTTCCACACAGGTCATAAGCCGTGACCATCATGCGTATCTCGCCGGGGTGCTCGCCTGCACCGCCGCCACCTGCGAGCGCATCGCCACCGAGATCCGCGCCCTGCAGAAGACCGACACCCTTGAAGCGGAGGAGCCGTTTCGACGCGGCCAGAAGGGGTCGTCCGCCATGCCCCACAAGCGCAATCCCATCACCGCCGAGAAGGTCTGCGGACTGGCGCGCGTCGTGAAGGCCAACGCGCAGGTCGCCTTCGACGATGTGGCGCTGTGGCACGAACGCGACATCTCCCACAGCTCCGCCGAACGCGTCGCCCAGGCAGACAGCTTCATCGCCTTGGACCACATGCTCTGCTGCCTGACGCGCATCGTGGACGGTCTCGTTCTGTATCCGGCGAACATGCACGCCAACCTCGATCGGACCCGCGGGCTCATCTTCTCCTCGAAAGTGCTGCTCGCCTTGGTGGATACCGGCATCACGCGCGAAGACGCCTATGCGATCGTGCAGCGCGCTTCCATGCGGGTCTGGGAGGACGTCCACGAGTCGCGCCCGGGAAGAACCCTGCGCGAGTGCTTGGAGCTCGATCCGGCGTGCACGCTCACCGCTTCCGACCTCGACGGGATCTTCGACCCGCGCAGCTTTCTCACGCGCGCGGACGTCGTCTTCGATCGCCTCGAGAGCCTCAGCTTCGCATCGACGCCGGCGGGAGGGACGCATGGGCCGCGATTTCACGGGTGA
- a CDS encoding response regulator transcription factor — protein MASDARKILLVEDEKAIRDAVAAYLEREGYWVVGVGDGQSAVEEFEKHQFDLIVLDLMLPKLSGERVCRAIRDTSDVPIIMLTAKGEVEDRIIGLELGADDYIIKPFSPRELVARVRALFRRTHLADEPQVEVLDFGDLVIDISGHKILVEGNEVDLTASEFKLLTTLARHPGRVYNRMELVEKVLGYDFEGYERTIDSHVKNLRAKLGDDPKKPKWLYTVHGVGYRFEAPAQPAAKADESE, from the coding sequence ATGGCTTCGGATGCGAGAAAAATTCTGCTGGTCGAAGACGAGAAGGCTATCCGCGACGCCGTCGCAGCCTATCTCGAGCGCGAAGGTTACTGGGTCGTCGGTGTCGGGGACGGCCAATCTGCGGTCGAGGAGTTCGAAAAGCATCAGTTCGATCTGATCGTACTCGACCTCATGCTGCCCAAGCTCTCAGGCGAGCGCGTCTGCCGTGCCATTCGCGACACCTCGGATGTACCCATCATCATGCTGACCGCCAAAGGCGAGGTGGAGGATCGCATCATCGGTCTTGAACTCGGCGCCGACGATTACATCATCAAGCCGTTCTCGCCTCGCGAGCTCGTCGCGAGGGTTCGCGCGCTGTTTCGGCGCACTCATCTGGCCGACGAGCCCCAAGTCGAGGTGCTCGATTTCGGGGATCTGGTCATCGATATCTCCGGGCACAAGATCTTGGTGGAGGGCAACGAGGTTGATCTCACCGCCTCCGAGTTCAAGCTTCTGACCACGCTCGCGCGCCATCCCGGGCGCGTCTACAACCGCATGGAGCTGGTCGAGAAGGTTTTGGGGTACGACTTCGAGGGCTATGAGCGCACGATCGACTCGCACGTCAAGAACCTCCGCGCCAAGCTCGGCGATGATCCCAAGAAGCCCAAATGGCTCTACACGGTCCACGGAGTGGGTTACCGCTTCGAGGCTCCGGCCCAGCCGGCGGCGAAGGCTGACGAGAGCGAGTAG
- a CDS encoding HAMP domain-containing sensor histidine kinase has product MLPARLVIGQRHRQSDETGSRSSWNTPRNDSRTGLSYASRMAVWFAICSAMTVITLVCVVTFVWSGVFSEYTRANMTELAHLTARKLAETYEKNGEWTTDDLVAAAKSDRISRDIGLQVLDDTGKILYDDTWPAAPAAADLLGPAQGPDSSQPPAADKDGSGSDSGSGGGTGGGRGSGAAHGLTSSAPTDQEGALTEPIELADGTVVGKLRMWVLGSDALLTKADTAFREKTSNAMFLAAIIAIAIAILIGLFVSRMLTNPIRRITGTAKQIRDGDLSARTALVGNDEIDQLGETFDEMATSLENDLKHERRLTSDVAHELRTPLMAMLATVEAMQDGVLPADDEHLETVASETRRLSRLVQQMLDLSRMEMRTSKLNIERVDIIPFVQAIVASQQQLFVARDLRLRFADETQGRSVCIEMDPDMITQAIINLLSNAMRYTPEGGWVVVSVRSERRFVMISVKDTGIGIAKEDLSRIFSRFWRADASRAREAGGLGVGLAVTKQSIERHHGYISVESELEKGTTFTIHLPREQSFETPSTTMDQ; this is encoded by the coding sequence ATGCTGCCCGCGCGTCTGGTAATCGGACAAAGGCATAGACAGTCTGACGAAACGGGGTCACGTTCGAGCTGGAACACGCCTCGAAATGATTCTCGCACCGGGCTGTCGTATGCCTCTCGCATGGCGGTTTGGTTCGCGATCTGCTCTGCCATGACGGTCATCACGCTTGTGTGCGTGGTCACGTTCGTGTGGAGCGGCGTCTTCTCAGAGTACACGCGCGCGAATATGACCGAGCTGGCTCACCTCACCGCGCGAAAGCTTGCGGAGACCTACGAAAAAAACGGCGAATGGACGACCGACGACTTGGTGGCCGCCGCGAAATCCGATCGGATATCGAGAGACATCGGTCTGCAGGTGCTCGACGATACAGGAAAGATCCTGTACGACGACACCTGGCCGGCGGCCCCGGCGGCTGCAGATCTTCTGGGACCCGCTCAGGGTCCCGACTCATCGCAGCCTCCCGCTGCCGATAAAGATGGCAGCGGAAGCGACTCCGGGTCAGGCGGCGGCACCGGTGGCGGTCGCGGAAGCGGCGCGGCGCACGGGCTCACATCGAGCGCTCCCACCGATCAGGAGGGTGCTCTCACCGAGCCGATCGAGCTTGCCGACGGCACCGTCGTCGGCAAGCTGCGCATGTGGGTTCTCGGCTCCGATGCGCTGCTCACCAAGGCTGACACGGCGTTCAGGGAGAAGACCTCCAACGCGATGTTTCTCGCGGCGATCATAGCGATCGCCATCGCGATCCTGATCGGGCTGTTCGTGTCGCGCATGCTCACGAACCCGATAAGGCGCATCACCGGGACGGCCAAGCAGATCCGCGATGGCGACCTGTCGGCTCGAACCGCGTTGGTGGGCAACGATGAGATCGACCAGCTCGGTGAGACGTTCGATGAGATGGCGACCTCGCTTGAGAACGACCTCAAGCACGAGCGGCGGCTCACCTCCGATGTCGCGCACGAGCTGCGGACCCCGCTCATGGCGATGCTCGCGACGGTCGAGGCCATGCAAGACGGCGTGCTCCCCGCGGATGATGAGCATCTGGAGACCGTCGCGTCCGAGACGCGCAGGCTCTCCCGACTCGTGCAGCAGATGCTCGACCTGTCGCGGATGGAGATGCGCACGTCCAAGCTCAATATCGAGCGCGTGGACATCATACCGTTCGTTCAGGCGATCGTGGCGAGCCAGCAGCAGCTGTTCGTGGCCAGGGATCTGCGCCTGCGATTCGCCGATGAGACACAGGGACGCTCGGTTTGCATCGAGATGGATCCCGATATGATCACCCAGGCCATCATCAACCTTTTGAGCAACGCGATGCGCTACACCCCCGAGGGCGGCTGGGTCGTCGTCTCGGTGCGCTCCGAGCGGCGCTTTGTCATGATATCGGTCAAAGACACCGGCATCGGCATCGCCAAGGAGGATCTCTCCCGGATCTTCAGCCGATTCTGGCGCGCTGACGCGAGCCGCGCACGGGAGGCGGGAGGCCTGGGCGTTGGCCTTGCGGTGACCAAACAAAGCATCGAGCGCCACCATGGCTATATCTCGGTCGAGTCCGAACTTGAAAAGGGTACGACTTTTACGATTCATTTGCCGCGCGAGCAATCGTTTGAGACTCCTTCAACTACAATGGACCAATAG